AAGTAAACGCAAAAAATATGTGCGTGAAATCAAACCAACTTGGTGGAAAAAGTTAGACTTTTACAAATTCTACGTCTTGCGTGAAAGTACCGCCGTTCCAACCATTTGGTTCTGTTTAGTGCTTTTCTACGGCTTAGCGTGCTTAGGAAAAGAGAACGGATTTGTAGAGAATTTCATTCCATTCTTACAAAATCCATTAGTAGTAATTTTAAATATTATTACCCTTGGTGCAGTATTATTAAATAGCTTTACCTTCTTTGGTATGGCACCTCAAATGATGAACGTTATCGTGAAAAATGAACGCATTGACGTTAAACTCGTTTCCCGCGTATTTTGGGGTATTACTGCTTTCGTAAGCCTTTTAGCGTTAATCTTGGTATAGGGAGAGCATAAAATGGACAAACTTAATCCTCCACGTTCAAATGAACCTGCAGTATGGCTACTTTTTGGTGCTGGCGGTGCTATTAGTGCGGTATTCTTTCCTGTACTAGTATTAATCTTAGGTTTCTTACTACCTTTTGGATTAATTACCCCAGATAACATTATTGCATTTGCTCACACTTGGATCGGTAAACTCGCTATTCTTGCATTACTGATTTTCCCAATGTGGTGTGGTATGCATCGTGTTCATCTTGGATTACATGATTTCAAAATTCATGTACCTGCAGGCGCTTGGATTTTCTATGGCTTATCAGCCCTTTACAGCGTACTCGTTATTTTTGCTGTAATTAATCTATAACTACAGAAAATTAATATCTTAGTAAAAGAAGCTTAAAGTCTTGATTCAAAGGCTTTGAGCTTTTTTCATTTTAATAAATTTCTTATCTTTGCTTTAAAGTACTTGTATTCATATAGTTAAATAAAAAAGTTACTAACAAAATAAAAAAGTTGTTAGTAACTTCTATTCATAATTATATTTATCTAACTACTACAACGCCTCAATCGCCTTATATTGCGCCTGCAATTTCTCAAGTCCGTCTTGGTACTCTTGCATTTTTTCACGCTCTTTGGCAATAACTTGTTCTGGTGCTTTTGCGACAAAGGCTTCGTTGCTGAGTTTGCCTTCGATACGTTTCACTTCGCCTTGAAGTTTCTCGATCTCTTTGGTCAAACGAGCAAGCTCGGCATCTTTGTTGATAAAGCCAGCCATTGGTACCAATACTTCCGCATTACCCACCAATTTCGCCACAGAAAGCGGTGCTTCTTCGCCTTGAGCAAGCACTTGTACGCTGTCTAATTTCGCCATTGCTTTTAACAAGCGGTCGTTTTCCGCTAACATTTTGCAATGTTCGTCAGATAGGTTACGCACTAAGAAATCCAAGCCTTTGCTTGGGGCGATGTTACATTCTGCTCGAATATTACGCACTGCCACAATCAACTCTTTCAACCAGTTGATTTGCATTTCCGCCGCTTCGTCAATTTGGCTTTCTTCCACTTTCGGGAAAGATTGCAACATAATGGTGTCGCCTTCTACCCCAGCAAAGCCTTTCACTTTCTGCCAGATTTCTTCCGTGATAAACGGAATAATCGGGTGAGCTAAACGCAATAGTTTTTCCAACACACGCACGAGGGTTTGGCTCGCACCACGTTTTTGAGCGTCTGTGCCGTTGGCAAACACAGGTTTAGTGAGTTCTAAGTACCAGTCACAGAATTGGTTCCAAGTGAACTCGTAAATGGTATTTGCCGCTAAGTCGAAACGGTATTGGCTTAACGCATCACGGAACTCGCCCACAGTGCGGTTGAATGTGGATTGGATCCAACGATCCGCCAAGCTGTATTCCACTTCGCCTGCCGATAAATCTAATTTATCGTTAGTTAATACGAAACGGCTCGCATTCCATAATTTGTTACAGAAATTGCGGTAGCCTTCCAAACGTTTCATATCCCAGTTGATGTCACGTCCGTTGCTTGCTAATGCCGCCAAGGTGAAACGCAATGCGTCCGTGCCGTGTGGGGCGATACCGTTCTCGAACTCTTTACGGGTTGCCTTGGCAATTTTTTCTGCCAACTGCGGTTGCATCATATTGCCCGTGCGTTTTTCAAGCAGATCTTCAAGGCTGATACCGTCAATCATATCAATCGGGTCTAATACGTTCCCTTTTGATTTTGACATTTTTTGCCCTTGTTCATCACGGATCAAGCCTGTTACATACACGGTTTTGAACGGCACTTGCGGTTTGCCGTTTTCATCTTTGATGAAGTGCATCGTAAACATAATCATACGAGCTACCCAGAAGAAGATGATGTCAAAGCCTGTGATTAACACATCGGTCGGGTGATACATTTTGAGTTCTTTGGTTTGCTCCGGCCAGCCTAAGGTTGAGAATGTCCATAAGCCAGATGAGAACCAAGTGTCCAACACGTCTTCATCTTGTTTTAAGGCTAAATCTGCCGGTAGGTTGTGTTTCGCACGCACTTCCGCTTCATCGCGTGCCACATAAACATTGCCTTCCGCATCGTACCACGCAGGAATACGGTGTCCCCACCATAATTGGCGAGAAATACACCAGTCTTGAATATCACGCATCCAAGAGAAATAAAGGTTTTCATACTGTTTCGGCACGAATTGAATTTCGCCGTCTTCCACCGCTTTGGTTGCGACTTCGGCAAGCGGTTTCACGCTCACATACCATTGGTCTGTCAGCATCGGCTCAATCGGCACACCACCACGGTCGCCATAAGGCACTTTTAAGTCGTGCGGTTTGATTTCTTCTAACAAGCCAAGGGCTTCAAAGTCCGCCACGATTTTCTTACGCGCCACAAAACGCTCTAAACCTTGATAATCAGCCGGGATAATTGCGACATAATTTTGCAATGGCTTGCCGTCCGAGCCGATAATTTCCGCTTCATCACGAATATCCGCATTTAAGGTCATCACGTTCACCATTGGCAACTGATGGCGTTTGCCTACTTCGTAGTCGTTGAAGTCGTGGGCAGGGGTAATTTTCACCACGCCCGTACCGAACTCACGATCCACATAATCGTCCGCAATAATTGGAATTTCACGGTTTGCAAGCGGTAGGATCACGGTTTTGCCGATCAAAGACTGGTAACGTTCATCTTCAGGGTGAACCGCCACCGCTGTATCGCCTAACATCGTTTCAGGACGAGTGGTCGCTACCACCAAATAATCTTTACCGTCCGCCGTTTTCGCACCGTTGGCTAACGGATAGCGGAAATGCCACAGCGAGCCTTTGCTCTCTTTGTTTTCCACTTCAAGATCGGAAATCGCCGTGTGTAATTTCGGATCCCAGTTTACCAAGCGTTTGCCACGATAAATTAAGCCTTCTTCGTGTAAACGTACGAACACTTCTTTTACCGCATTGGACAAGCCTTCGTCCATCGTAAAACGCTCACGATCCCAGTCGATTGAGTTACCTAAACGGCGCATTTGCTGGCTGATTGTACCGCCTGAATAAGCTTTCCAATCCCAGATTTTATTGATGAACGCTTCACGCCCGTAATCGTGACGGGTTTTGCCTTCTTCCGCCGCAATTTTGCGTTCCACCACCATTTGGGTTGCAATCCCTGCGTGGTCAGTACCCGCTTGCCATAGGGTGTTATTGCCTTCCATACGATTAAAACGGATTAAAGTATCCATTAAGGTTTGCTGGAAAGCGTGTCCCATATGCAAACTCCCCGTCACATTTGGCGGTGGAATTGCGATACAGTAACTTGGAACATTCGGGTTTTCATTCGGCTTAAAATAGCCTTGTTCTTCCCAGTGTTTATAAAGTGCTTGTTCGACTGCCGATGAGTCGAAACGATCTGCCATTTCGAATTTTTGGGTCATTTTGTTTCTCTTTGCTAGGGTGCGTAATAACGCACCGTTATTTCTAAATTTAAAATGAAATGGTGCGTTTGCACGCACCCTATGAAATTTATTTAGTCTCTTGGTTTTCTATAAATTTTGCAAAATTTTACTTAAATCTAACCGCTTGCAATCCACGCACGGCAAGCCGTACGTGGTTACGATCAGCCTTCGGCTGAGTGAGCCACGCTGTGGCTCTTTTTCTAATCCCCTGCCCCAGCGGGGCTAAATTATGCTTAACCTAGTACGGCTTTGCCGTGCTAGGGCTAGGGAAGATTTGTCACGAACCTCTCACCATATCCAAATGCGGTATGCCATCTTCCAAATAAACCTCGGAAATCGGTTTAAACCCGAGCGATTGATAAAAATCTTGCAAATAGGCTTGGGCTTGCACATATATCTTTTCACCTTGCCATTGTTGTTGGCAAACAGTGAATGCTTGTGTCATCAATTTTTTCGCCAAACCTGTTCCTCGAGCCTCTCTGGTGACCAACACTCTACCGATATGTACGCCGTCTTGTTCAGGGATGATCCGACAGTAAGCGGTCAGTTTTTCCGAATTTTTTGCAAAAAGGTGTAAGGCTTTTAGATCTTTTTCATCGACTTCTTGATAAGCACAATTTTGTTCTACGACAAAAACCGCCACACGCGCTTGGTAAATTTCAAACAGTTCTTGGACAGAAAGTTCGGAAAATGCCTTTAGTTGCCACATACGCCTTGTTTCAATCCTAAGATCACCAAATCTTCAAAATGCGTTTCCATATCTGCAACTTGGGGGAGTTTTCCCCAAATTTCAAACCCCATTTTATTCAGTAAGCCTAAACTCTGGGCATTATTGCCGAACACAAACGCTAATAATGTATGCAGTTGGTAATTTGGCATTTGTTCAATCAGGAAATTTACGCAGGCTTTGCCGATACCTTTGCCATGAACCGCTTTATCAAGATAAAAACTGATTTCGCTAGAGCCGTCATAAGCAGCTCGGCTATAAAATTGCGAGTAGCTACACCACGCAACAATTTGTTCGTCCAATTCATAAACCCAAATTGGATATTTAGCATGATTTAGATGCTGATTAAACCACGCTTGACGGCTTTCCTTCGTTGCCGGAACTAAATCTGCCGTCACCGTGCGTCTTTCAATCACTTGGTTATAAATTTCAAGAATTCGAGTTAAATCATCTTGTTGTGCTAGGCGGAACATCTCTATCCTTAAACTTGCTCTGTACTTAACAGCCAACCCAGTTGGCGATATTGTTTATAACGTTCTCTCGCTTGGGCTTTTTCTGTTTCATTAACAGGCACAAAATCAATAATTTGATTGAAACTGTTAATAAAATCGGGTAATGCTGTTTGTAATGAAATCAATACATCTCGGCGTTGGGCATTGCGTTTGCCTTTCCATGAAATTTCAATCGGGGTTGCATAGGTGGTAACTTCGCCTGACAGATTATGCGGTACAAAATCATCCGCCTCTCTTGCCCAAAGTGCTTCATCAAGGTTGAATGCCTGTTCTTCAGTTTCACAAGCAATCAGTACGCGTTTACCTTGTCGCCACGCTTTTGCGGCTAGATCGCAAGCAATGGCTTCTTGGGCGGAAAGTTCGCCTATTTGAGTTTGGCTCAAAATATAGAATTGCACTTGCTTCACTGTCTATCCTTTTGCATTAAAATTTTAAACGAGCGATTGTAACGTAAATTTAAGGAAAATAACAGAAACTGCAAGCGGTTAGATTTGCAAACTTTTTTACAAAAGCACCCACTTGTTGATCGACTTTTATAACAAATGCAAAAATGATCACTGAACTTTCTTAAAATCAGTTACTCTAATGAGCGATTGAGTATCTCGCTCAAGATTTTTTATTTTAAGAGGACTTAAACTATGGGTTTATTTGATTTTGCAGCCGACATCGGTAAAAAATTATTCAACAAAGAAGAAGATGCATCTAAAGCAGTGACAGAGCACATTGCAGAAGATAATCCAGGCATTGAAAATTTAAACGTTACAGTTGAAGATGGTACAGCAAAAATTACTGGAGCAGCATCAACGGCAATCGCGATTGAAAAAGCGATTTTAATGGCAGGTAACGTTGCAGGCATTAACAATGTGAATATTGATGATGTAGTGATTAAAGAAGGTCAAATCGCTGGTGATGATGAATTTTATGTAATTCAAAAAGGCGATACTTTATGGAAAATTGCTGAAAATGCTTACGGTAACGGTGCAAAATATAAAGCGATCGTTGAAGCGAACAAAGAAGTGATTAAACACGAAGATAAAATCTTCCCAGGTCAGAAAATTCGTATTCCTAAAGGATTATAATTTTTATCCTTTGATATGTAAAAATGGAAAGTCTGAAAAGGCTTTCCATTTTTGTTTAAAATTCACTCAAACACACTTTCCCCCTTTCACGATCCACGCTCTATTGACTAAAGTTCTCGACATTGCATTGACAGAACGTTACAATTTCCGCCTATTTTTCTATCTGTATTTTAGATACCAAATCCTTTTCCAATTACTGAGGTTTAAGAATGTCAATTTCTATTGAAACATTAGAAGGCTTACAACGCCGCGTAACAGTTACCGTTCCTGCAGATAAAATCGAAGCAGGCTATAAAGAACAATTAAAAGGCTATGCGAAAAACGCACGTGTCGATGGTTTCCGTAAAGGTAAAGTACCGCACTCAATCATCGAACAACGTTTCGGTTTAGCGGCTCGTCAAGATGTATTATCTGAAGAGATGCAACGTGCATTCTTTGATGTAGTGATTGCAGAGAAAATCAACCTTGCAGGTCGTCCAACATTCACTCCAAACAACTACCAACCAGGTCAAGAGTTCTCTTTCACTGCAACATTTGAAGTGTTCCCAGAAGTTGAATTAAAAGGCTTAGAAAACATCGAAGTAGAAAAACCAGTGGTTGAAATCACAGAAGCTGATTTAGACAAAATGGTTGATGTATTACGCAAACAACAAGCGACATTTGCAGAAACTGCTGAAGCAGCGAAAGCAGATGACCGTGTAACAATCGACTTCGTTGGTTCAGTAGATGGTGAAGAGTTTGAAGGCGGTAAAGCATCTGACTTCGTATTAGCAATGGGTCAAGGTCGTATGATACCTGGCTTTGAAGAAGGTATCGTAGGTCACAAAGCGGGTGAACAGTTCGACATCAACGTAACTTTCCCAGCAGAATACCACGCTGAGAACTTAAAAGGTAAAGCTGCGAAGTTCGCAATTACCTTGAAAAAAGTAGAAAACACTGTTCTTCCTGAATTAACAGAAGAGTTTGTGAAGAAATTTGGTTCAGCAAAAACTGTTGAAGAGTTACGTGCTGAAATCAAGAAAAATATGCAACGTGAGTTAAAAAATGCATTAACTGCTCGTGTGAAAAACCAAGTAATCAATGGTTTATTAGCAAACAACGACATCGAAGTGCCTGCATCAGCAGTCGCTGAAGAAGTGGATGTATTACGTCAGCAAGCGGTTCAACGTTTCGGCGGTAAACCAGAAATGGCTGCACAATTACCAGCTGAACTATTTGAAGCAGATGCAAAACGTCGTGTTCAAGTCGGTTTATTACTTTCAAGCGTAATCACATCTAACGAGTTAAAAGTTGATGAAGATCGTGTGAAAGAAACCATTGCAGAATTAGCATCAGCTTACGAACAACCAGCAGAAGTGGTTGAATACTATGCGAAAAACCCACGCTTAACAGATAACATCCGTAACGTAGTGTTAGAAGAACAAGCAGTTGAAGCTGTGCTTGCAAAAGCGAAAGTGACAGAGAAAGCCTCTTCATTTGATGAAGTGATGGCTCAGCAACAAGGCTAATTTCTCTCATTCATTATTTGGCACGCATTAGCGTGCCTTATATTAAATGCCGTTGGCGAG
Above is a genomic segment from Actinobacillus indolicus containing:
- the frdC gene encoding fumarate reductase subunit FrdC translates to MTTAASKRKKYVREIKPTWWKKLDFYKFYVLRESTAVPTIWFCLVLFYGLACLGKENGFVENFIPFLQNPLVVILNIITLGAVLLNSFTFFGMAPQMMNVIVKNERIDVKLVSRVFWGITAFVSLLALILV
- the frdD gene encoding fumarate reductase subunit FrdD, whose protein sequence is MDKLNPPRSNEPAVWLLFGAGGAISAVFFPVLVLILGFLLPFGLITPDNIIAFAHTWIGKLAILALLIFPMWCGMHRVHLGLHDFKIHVPAGAWIFYGLSALYSVLVIFAVINL
- a CDS encoding valine--tRNA ligase, coding for MTQKFEMADRFDSSAVEQALYKHWEEQGYFKPNENPNVPSYCIAIPPPNVTGSLHMGHAFQQTLMDTLIRFNRMEGNNTLWQAGTDHAGIATQMVVERKIAAEEGKTRHDYGREAFINKIWDWKAYSGGTISQQMRRLGNSIDWDRERFTMDEGLSNAVKEVFVRLHEEGLIYRGKRLVNWDPKLHTAISDLEVENKESKGSLWHFRYPLANGAKTADGKDYLVVATTRPETMLGDTAVAVHPEDERYQSLIGKTVILPLANREIPIIADDYVDREFGTGVVKITPAHDFNDYEVGKRHQLPMVNVMTLNADIRDEAEIIGSDGKPLQNYVAIIPADYQGLERFVARKKIVADFEALGLLEEIKPHDLKVPYGDRGGVPIEPMLTDQWYVSVKPLAEVATKAVEDGEIQFVPKQYENLYFSWMRDIQDWCISRQLWWGHRIPAWYDAEGNVYVARDEAEVRAKHNLPADLALKQDEDVLDTWFSSGLWTFSTLGWPEQTKELKMYHPTDVLITGFDIIFFWVARMIMFTMHFIKDENGKPQVPFKTVYVTGLIRDEQGQKMSKSKGNVLDPIDMIDGISLEDLLEKRTGNMMQPQLAEKIAKATRKEFENGIAPHGTDALRFTLAALASNGRDINWDMKRLEGYRNFCNKLWNASRFVLTNDKLDLSAGEVEYSLADRWIQSTFNRTVGEFRDALSQYRFDLAANTIYEFTWNQFCDWYLELTKPVFANGTDAQKRGASQTLVRVLEKLLRLAHPIIPFITEEIWQKVKGFAGVEGDTIMLQSFPKVEESQIDEAAEMQINWLKELIVAVRNIRAECNIAPSKGLDFLVRNLSDEHCKMLAENDRLLKAMAKLDSVQVLAQGEEAPLSVAKLVGNAEVLVPMAGFINKDAELARLTKEIEKLQGEVKRIEGKLSNEAFVAKAPEQVIAKEREKMQEYQDGLEKLQAQYKAIEAL
- a CDS encoding GNAT family N-acetyltransferase, translating into MWQLKAFSELSVQELFEIYQARVAVFVVEQNCAYQEVDEKDLKALHLFAKNSEKLTAYCRIIPEQDGVHIGRVLVTREARGTGLAKKLMTQAFTVCQQQWQGEKIYVQAQAYLQDFYQSLGFKPISEVYLEDGIPHLDMVRGS
- a CDS encoding GNAT family N-acetyltransferase, translating into MFRLAQQDDLTRILEIYNQVIERRTVTADLVPATKESRQAWFNQHLNHAKYPIWVYELDEQIVAWCSYSQFYSRAAYDGSSEISFYLDKAVHGKGIGKACVNFLIEQMPNYQLHTLLAFVFGNNAQSLGLLNKMGFEIWGKLPQVADMETHFEDLVILGLKQGVCGN
- a CDS encoding DNA polymerase III subunit chi, which produces MKQVQFYILSQTQIGELSAQEAIACDLAAKAWRQGKRVLIACETEEQAFNLDEALWAREADDFVPHNLSGEVTTYATPIEISWKGKRNAQRRDVLISLQTALPDFINSFNQIIDFVPVNETEKAQARERYKQYRQLGWLLSTEQV
- the lysM gene encoding peptidoglycan-binding protein LysM, yielding MGLFDFAADIGKKLFNKEEDASKAVTEHIAEDNPGIENLNVTVEDGTAKITGAASTAIAIEKAILMAGNVAGINNVNIDDVVIKEGQIAGDDEFYVIQKGDTLWKIAENAYGNGAKYKAIVEANKEVIKHEDKIFPGQKIRIPKGL
- the tig gene encoding trigger factor, giving the protein MSISIETLEGLQRRVTVTVPADKIEAGYKEQLKGYAKNARVDGFRKGKVPHSIIEQRFGLAARQDVLSEEMQRAFFDVVIAEKINLAGRPTFTPNNYQPGQEFSFTATFEVFPEVELKGLENIEVEKPVVEITEADLDKMVDVLRKQQATFAETAEAAKADDRVTIDFVGSVDGEEFEGGKASDFVLAMGQGRMIPGFEEGIVGHKAGEQFDINVTFPAEYHAENLKGKAAKFAITLKKVENTVLPELTEEFVKKFGSAKTVEELRAEIKKNMQRELKNALTARVKNQVINGLLANNDIEVPASAVAEEVDVLRQQAVQRFGGKPEMAAQLPAELFEADAKRRVQVGLLLSSVITSNELKVDEDRVKETIAELASAYEQPAEVVEYYAKNPRLTDNIRNVVLEEQAVEAVLAKAKVTEKASSFDEVMAQQQG